The Penaeus monodon isolate SGIC_2016 chromosome 17, NSTDA_Pmon_1, whole genome shotgun sequence genome contains the following window.
gctctaaccattcggccaccgcggccttatatatatatatatatatatatatatatatatatatatatatatatatatatatatatattatacattatatctatatctatctatctatacatatatatgtatacatatacatatatatacatatatatgcatatgtacatacacacacacacacacacacacacacacacacacacacacacacacacacacacacacacacacacacacacacacacacacacacacacacaacatatatatatatatatatatatatatatatatatatatatatatatatatatagatatatagatatatatattatattatatatatacatacatatatatatatataaatatatacacatatatatacacatgtgtgcattCATGAGCATGCACATCACCCGCGCGCACACGTGGGCaaacacacggatttgcatatataggATAAATCAACTCTAAGACGTTAGTAGATGAGTCAATCATAGATTGGCTAAAAGCCACCAACAATGACTATCTCATCAACTACTCCCcaggggaaggatcatgggtcagccaccccagtataaggaCCCAGTCAACCACAGGATGTCAAGTcggaaaatgtaagaaaaatacatatgattatatatatatatatatatatatatatatataaatatatataatataatatatatatataatatatatataatatatcatgtatatatatatgatgatatatataattatatatatattatatatatattatatatatattatattatatataatatatatatatattatatatatatatatatattatataaaatatatatatatatatatatatctggggtcCTCCATCACTGATAACAGTAAGTAAGCGGATAAGAAAGGCAAGTGCGACCCTTACCCACCTCACTTCACGTCTGGGAGAACTCCTAACTCTCCGTGGAGACAAAGGTGGCTGTGTACAGTGCCTGCATTCTCAATACTCAATAAAATGCCCAATACAGAGGTCCTATTTCGTGCTGGTCTTCCAAGCATGTTCCTAAGGCAGCGGTGGCTGCGTTGGCTGGGTCACGTGAGTTGCATGGACGATGGTCATATTCCAAATGACATCCTATATGGCGAACTGGCGACAGGAACAAGGGAGCTTGATGTCAACCTCCTATTCCACTTTGAgacggatggaaagagagagagaaaacagctgcttcaggaaatccgagaacagggcagggtcatgaagccagagagcaaagacgtcgtcgaaaTACCTTAGCCTAATCGCCGGACGAAGGAAGATAGAAGGGAGAATTTCAGActtgaagaattccatgaacaggtttgccaagaccggagagaggggagagcccatggcaacaccgaacgtctgagagtagaagttgccctcaaaggaaaaggaattagactccacacacagacgaatcagctggatgAACACgccggtgggcagagggagacaaggattCTCTGCGGGGAGCCTTCTCTGAAGGAAAgcaaggacgtcatcaagcgagaccttggtgaacagggagtcgacatgCAAACTCATCACAGTCGCCGGCGGGACATAAaggacacgggagatgaagtcctgagagtggcggaggtgagcaggagagaaggtgccaagaaggggagtgcgagacttcgccagccaggccgcaagagggtgcgtcacagatccccgggaggagatgatggggcgcagaggcacggccggcttatagGTTTAGGTAGCCCACAGAGATGAGGGAGGCGAGGGTCGATGACTTTGAATCTCTGgcagagattcgcctccggaaaacaggctgctaacCTTGCCAGAAGGCAAAATGGTGACATcttccctgcgcaggctttgaagggcctcacggtaacccctgggaatggaagggttaggatgaaggagagattcgagggccgggatgaaagcaccacgagaGACATCAGGCAGGGAGTTCCTATGAGAAGAGGTGAAACGGTCAAAAGATGAAAAATTGTCGATGGAAGTAAGaaggtgagggcggagagcaaaggaaagaccgaagccaaggagttgttgGTTAAGGGTCAGGGACAAGGAAGATAGGATGGTGAcggcgtcggtgagggagaagcgggaccaatgACTGCGGGCGGTGAGGCTGGGGAGTTTCTGGGGGAGAGATCGGCcatgggaggtggagagggaccgggaagaatcatgagcaacgtcggCTATGAGCTGGGCGACATGTCTGGGGAGCTGCTCCTTCAGGAAGTCCGGACGTTCTCATGAACGATAGAAGGCATGCTCGTCATCCCTACTACCGGCGCGGAtacgttcaaggaggagagaacgtggatagtccggaaagggagatccttcctctgAGTGTTTCAGTACATTAGCGATCTGGGAAGGGAGCACCTGCTCCTCGAGGCAGCCTCGGAGGAAACGAAGTTGTTTTTTTccgtcgggccgtggcgatgacAGATCCTCGTAAGCACGAAAAGTAGGTACCATGTCAGGGAAGGAGACAAACAGGAACGAGAGAAGATTTCTTTTAATCGTGGGGCCCATGATGATTaaagaggattccaccagtctgcgggcgtggacatcagcggaaggagagacaattcgcgccgctgaccaaccCATCTGATGgcctatactatctatctctgtatattatatatatgtgtgtgtgtgtgtgtgcgtgcatatatatacacagttatgtatacgtacacacacacacacacacacacacacacacacacacacacacaacacacacacacacacacacacacacacacacacacacacacacacacacacacacacacacacacacacacacacacacacacacacacacacacacactcacacacacactcacacacgcacacacacacatgtatatatatatatatatatatatatatatatatatatatatatatatatatatatgtatatatatatatatatatatatatatatatatatatatatatatatatatacatacacaatatacaaacaaacatacatatacctatatacacatatatacatacattcatgcacaatATCGAACACCTTTTCCGAAATCACTGCCTTGGGGAATCTTGCATCAGCGACCCAACAGCAGTATCATCTTAATTCGAATGTTCAAACCAGTGAATCAGAAGAGGTTTCGTTTCCGCCAGACCTGAACACGGGATTCGTTTCATAACAGGTAAAAAAATTATCGAATATAAGAACAATCCAGAAAGCGATtaatttgcagaaaaaaaaacgaaagaattttGCGAGTAATATTCAGTCGCGAATTAATATTCTTCCCGTTCTTTTACATGGGCATCCAGTGCGTTActcttatgatattatcatttaacGACTGCACTGACTCACTTTATTCATCATAATCACTGGCTTTGTCTTTGGATCAGTATTAGAATAAGTGCAatgttgtgtttattatcttaatcattcttgtcattgctgttgttacCATAACCTAGGCCTAATATTAAGGTTATCTTTGTGCCATTACTTGCAATATTGATATGgttatcatgttattgttattatctttgttattatcctcCACGCCCttcctcgttattattatcgttatatcattcttctacttcatcttattatttctaatattataattatccttattatcattattattcttattatcagtatattagaTATCGTTATCAGcataactattatgattatcagttttttattattattattattattattattattattatgatcattattattactactactacaactgccattattacaattatcaccattatcattaatatcattctcattctcattgtaattatcatcatcatcatcattagtatcatcattgttattattactattatttctgttattatcattatcattgttattatcgttactttaATTGTTACGTGTCATACTACTTATTGATTTGTCATTTCCATGATCATCATTGCTTTTTTCATATCCAGTCTTTGCGAATGAACAAACTCCCTCccatacacgcaaacaaacacatttaaaGCGTATTCAAACACAATTCATATTCAGAATTTATATCAGAGTTTTTATAAAGGCCGGGACCTCATGCATATTCAGGCAAGCACGCACCGAGGGACAGAGAGGGGCATGCGCAATCACAAGCAAAAGCGCAGCAAGAGCTTCTTCCCAgatctgttcctcctccttcgctcactCGCTCAGACGAAACATTCTGGAAGGCGAGATGGCAGCGTATCCTAGGTCGCCTCCGTGCTCTCTCCTTGGGTCATCTGGGTCAGCCTTGGTCCTGCGGGAGAAAGGTGTCCGAGGCGCTATAAAGACACGCCGGCGCCTCCATGGGCACAGTGCCACCCCGGGCTTCCGTTCCTCTCTGCTCGACGCAACGCTGCCGCTCGCCATGTCTGTGCTGCTGCTAGCCTTAGGTAAGGGAGGTCGTTGCTGGGCTTCGTCCGGGGAGCGGAGGGGCGCAGGGAAGGGCGCTTCTCGTGAACTTCCTTCTCACGGATCCCTCGTGATTATTTCAGCATTTTTGATTACTTTTTTGTAAACATACTTACAGTAAACTATCCCTTTCAGCTCTTCTGGGAGCCGTCCACGCTGACAAGATGTTCAGCCCGCCCGCTCCTCCCGCCCCAGGATACTCGTACGGCGCCCCCGATCTCAGGGCCGACGCCTCCACTCTCGACCAGCAGGAACAGGATCCCATCGCCGCCCTGGCCGCCAACATCCCCGGCAGAGGCGTCCCTGGCGAGGACTACCCCATCCTGGCCTCCGTCCCCGACACCGGCTTCTCCTGCGAGGAACAGGAATTCCCAGGCTACTACGCTGACACCGCCCCCGAGGCCGGCTGCCAAGTGTTCTACATCTGCCAGTTCGACGGCCGCCAGGACGCCTTCCTGTGCCCCAACGGCACCCTCTTCAACCAGCAGTACTTCGTGTGCGACTGGTGGTTCAATGTGGACTGCGCCGCGTCCGTGCAGTTCCGAAGTCTCAACGCTGACATCGGCAAGATCCCCGAAGACGCCGCTGCCTCCGTCCGCAACGACGTCGTGGCACCGAATCAGCTGTATGGCACTCCCAATGAGCGCCAGGCACCTCCTCCAACTCCTTCTCAGTCTTATGGAAGTCCAAACGGGTTCTAGATTGTGGCGCGAACAAGGAACAAACacctatttatgttttttatcgtTTCTGTCTTCACATGCCCTATAATATGATGTTAGAGCTCTGTAAATAAATGTTCCATCAGCAAAGAGCATTTTATTCAAGTGAATGGACTATCATATTCCAGCATACGTTTAATTTTTTCATCCGAgtttttttcaatgttatttttgcaTATCAATTATTGATTGTGTGATACTTGAAAAATATGTATGCTGATTCTGAAAGCCTTTCACTGCTACAGATACAGCCTTTGGTCAGATGCTAAACAGAAAATATACATGTTATTCTTGTTCAATATTCATAACGAATTCTACAATAATCTACTAGTCTTAACCTTCCCGATCTGCAAGAAGGTTATTTATCAATTTTCCATGTATCAAAAGTAGATTAAAAGCCATCATGTATTCGAGAATATTGATTGAATGGTTTCGtcctatattttctatatttactttGTTAGTTATTCTTATCAGTATAGTCTTTTACATTGGAtagcttatttcttttttatgtttttacttttaatgacagatagtaaaaaaataaaaaaatcaaagaacttatttctttgattgtttatttactttttaaaattttaatcttcaAATTATTTGTTTGTTAGCAATTAAGCAGCGCCGTTCAGTGCAGCGGCATCGGTGTGTCTCTTGGAACAAACTAAGGTAATGCAGATTTCAGGGTCGTCACATGAATAAACAGATTCTATGTTATGCAGATCTAATTCCAGGGTATACGTTTCACTCTCGGCTTGTGTGCGTCCAGCGCGCTAGGGAGAACTGCGTATTGTGAATGCTTTGAATTGTATTAATGCGTTGTGAAAGAAAGGAGTCCTAGAGCATACAAAAGAGGGCAATCATAGCATTTGATATAGCAGCACAGATGATATCAGTATGCTAATTCGTGAAAGGAAGTAGATTAAGAAGAttgagaagcagaaaaagaaatagcagagagagaaagagagagagagagagagagagagagagagagagagaaagagggagaaagagggagaaagagagagagaaaaagagagacagagaaagatatatatatatatatatatatatatatatatatatatatatatatatataaggagagagatagacagatagatagatatatagatagatagatagatagatagatagatagatagagagagagagagagagagagagagagagagagagacggacagagaaagagagagggagacggacaaacaaataaaaaagaaacggagAGCAGAAAAAGCATACAAGAAAACCGAATTTTAACAAAATCACGGAGAACGTTTATCTCCACCGCCTCTCCTCCCCAAAAGGGTCGTTTACTGAAAATATTAGCAAATCACCTCATCAAGGGATTCCCAGTGCTTGGCCTGTTGTATTAGATAGAgaattaagataagataatagagataaggaaaaggaaactcTAGACATATACTTTGAAGATTTTACATGTACATTAGTACAATTACAGCATTCTGGATGGCTTATGTTACTCTTTAACCGGTAGAACATTTCTTGATCGACTTTCGTacttaaattaaagaaaagaaagaaagaatgaaagaagaagaaaaaggggattaGGGTACATCTATCACTTCTGTTTCGTGTTCTTCCTgatgttcttttctctttcgttcttggatctctccccctcccccttttcctctgtctgtctttatttatctttatatctatttcaatttctatttctgtttccatttccatctctctatatgtctgtctacctgtctgtctgtctctctctttccctatctatcgaaccctctctcttctctcgatggatctgtctacctgtctacctcATCTATCATTCGTCCAGTGCTCTgttatttcaataaataaaaaagtcgtTTACCACAAGGTTTTCTAAAGCAACGccacagaaaaaacaaacgagagacagagaaagttttCTCGGCGGGAACATGTAAATAagtcctttttttacattttaattgttGTTCTAATTAGGCATGCTTGCTTTCGCTTCTTTCGTGCAAAAATATAGCTCTGTAAACTtggcgtgtgtaagtgtgtctatgagggggagggggtatatgcGCGTGTTATGTGcaatttgtagtgtgtgtgtgtgtgtgtgtgtgtgtgtgtgtgtgtgtgtgtgtgtgtgtgtgtgtgtgtgtgtgtgtgtgtgtgtgtgtgtgtgtgtgtgtgcgggggtgggtgggggtcatgtgcgcgcgtgtgtctgaAGGAAAGGTAAGAGATAAAGAAGGGTGAAAAGGCAAAACCAAAAACGGACACAACAGGGAAAGACCAGCATTTTTGTGCATGTTATCCATACTCATTTTCCTCACCTTCTGATTCTCAATTTGCTTACTctacttttccttccccttctcctcttctgtctcctttccctcccctcctccgccctcgtCTAATccttcacttattctctctccgttccctcctgtttttatcctcctcccccatcttctttgattttcttctcctccccaactccctcttcctcctcttctcttattcctaCTGTCGTCTTCACAGATATAACtacccatcctctttctctccatccaccTTCTGCGTgtcccctttctcattttccctcttcttatcttcgcctttctctctttccctcccctctcaatTTGGTTATTCTTCGTTGTATATTTTTGCTTCTTTATCTCGTTATACGTTGCCTTCCTTTTtaactatataattttttccgGGCATAGAGGatgttcatggaaaaaaaaaatatatatatatatggaaaatatatataaatagatagacaaatgtataGATAGAGGTGCAGACGTAGacgtaaatttgaatatatacaaatatattcctaTATCAACAAGAGGAAATACGTATACACAACACTATTTGCTCTATAAACTGTGATGTCAAAGAAGCTAAGAGACTGGATAAAGCATTAGTTTAAAGAAGAAAGTGGCATATGTATCTCCAGGAAGTAATGTAAATAagaatatgtctgtgtatattgtTTAAACTATAATATTCGTCGACAGAGGTAGCAGTTATGTACTACAAGGCTCATTCTAAATGactaaattattaataaacaagtgaataaatatatagataaataagactaTTTACAACGCTTCTGTAttcctttgttttcgttttttgacCTTTCAGTTCCACAACAGTTTCATTGCCACCTTAGGCTAACAGGAACGAACTACTACTAGCAATCATGAATTAAAACTGATTACCAAAGTCCTCATTTCCCTACAATAACAAACACATAATCAACGCAAAATTCAGTCGTCAAAGATCGCATGTTTTAATCAAGGGAAAGAGATTTTAACGGGTCTTAGCTACTTAACACGCGGGTCTTCCCTTAACAAGGTCTTTACCCCTCACGCGATGGTTAAGGTTTAGCCAAAGGGAAAAGGCTGTGGTTGGGATTATGGTAATAGAGTACCTTATCGGCCAGAGCTGTCAGAGACCATtcaggtggggagagagggagatgtggggGGGGTCTTTATgtttgttggggggaggggggggtaagggaaggggttgggtgtgAATATGACGTGTAAAATAGGTCTTCTTGAAACGCTgagaaaatgtgattttttttttgtgtgtgtgtgcatgcgtgcgtgcgtgtgaataaATCCTTATACCTGCTTCTGATTTAGATTTTATTCAAAAGCCACTTACCTTTTAAAATGTATGACAATACTTACATATAACATGAATAGATTTGTACGAAATTATGTGCTAAGAAACATACATTATTCAGTTGGATTTGTTAGCAAtatcaacatctccaaatgccttATAGTTCTTAATACTAATAGCTTCATTcgtctattctcttcctcttctttcctcttttagtCGCCATCAGAGCGCACAAAGGTTTCCGTTAATAAACAGCGAAGTTTAAGCAGCATGCCTTGGGTGTTGAATCACTCACCAGAAGTGTTTCTCCTGTGAAGCGAAAACAGGTTCCTTGTTATTGAACCTCCCGGTGCCCTGCGAGAGCGGGGCAGCTCCGAAGGGTCGTCGGGAGTGGCGTCTTCGGGGGTACCTGTGCCAGCCTTGGTTCCTCAGGGAAGGTAACTTCGTGGCACTTTATAACTGTGTCGACGCCTTCCGTTGGCACAATACAACATTCAGTCTTCTTCAAGCCATAATGATGGTCAAAGTTCTGGTCTTGGCTTTAGGTGAGATAGTTGACATTCTTTTATACTTTTGCCATCATGCAAtcgtaatatgcacacacacacatggtactTTCAATATATGTGaacattttctctattcttttttcagCCCTTGTGGGAGCCGTCCACGCTGACAAGATGTTCAGCCCACCCGCTCCTCCCGCCCCAGGATACTCGTATGGCGCCCCGGACCTCAGGGCCGACGCCTCCACTCTCGACCAGCAGGAACAGGACCCCATCGCCGCCCTGGCCGCCAACATCCCCGGCGGAGGCGTCCCTGGCGAGGACTACCCCATCCTGGCCTCCGTCTCCGACACCGGCTTCTCCTGCGAGGAACAGCAGTTCCCAGGCTACTACGCTGACACCGCCCCCGAGGCCGGCTGCCAAGTGTTCCACATCTGCCAGTTCGACGGGCGCCAGGACGCCTTCCTGTGCCCCAACGGCACCCTCTTCAACCAGCAGTACTTCGTGTGCGATtggtggttcaacgtggactgCGCCGCGTCCGAACAGTTCCGAAGTCTCAACGCTGACATCTATGGCGCTCCTGAGGCACCTCTTACAGTCCCTTCCCAACTTTACAACAGTCCCAACAGATTCTAAATCCAGTGTTCTGAATACGTATTCCCCAAGAGACGTAAATAGCCTATTTATTCTTCTGTAATTCTCGCAATACCCTACTGTTTCCTTTTACTTGTCTATATCTCATCATTctttattataacaatgaaagtGTCACCATGTAATATTCATTTGCTCAAAGACACAACCACTAGCCCAAATATAGAAAACTAAGATATGGAGAACTGAGACACACAAGTTAATGTATTTCCTTTTATAGTCTtggaaaaataacaacagttcaagaaataaaaataagattaacgaaaaataatataaagaaagatatatcatatcacacactATTGTTATTCACTCAGTTTATATTGCAGTGTCTGAGATAATTGCAAATCATATTACAGCTTTAGAATACTAATAATGTGTGCTTAGTGactgggaaagaagaagagaaattaaaACAATGGCAGTGTGAACAATCACGTTAACAATAACAAGCACAGGtatgattgtgattataatgatgatagtgatgatggtgatgatgactgggatcatgataatgaggatgatgataatgataatgatgcatgatgAAAGTAGTACtgctaatgatagtgattataatgatggaggtggtgataaagataatgataatgataataattgtaatgataatgataataatggtaatgataataactgataatgataaagataatagtaacaaaaaaagaagaaaaaaaaacaggataatgaTTTCAACGCCTtgcaataataaaagttataatgattaaaatctataatatagcATATTAACCAACATgtagccatcatcattattacctttagtTTCTGCATtagtttaataatattatcatcatcactacaatattatctaattattgttGTTTCGCCAGCACTAATGgatgtaatagtattagtagcatcattaatttcattttcgTCATGATAACCACCATCATTTTACTCatacttaatatcattatcatcaccatcaactagATTTATCATTGTCGTTAGTATTATCTTAAAGTATGGCGTTGTTACGAGCATGATATATTTTACAATTCCCATTT
Protein-coding sequences here:
- the LOC119583598 gene encoding uncharacterized protein LOC119583598, translated to MSVLLLALALLGAVHADKMFSPPAPPAPGYSYGAPDLRADASTLDQQEQDPIAALAANIPGRGVPGEDYPILASVPDTGFSCEEQEFPGYYADTAPEAGCQVFYICQFDGRQDAFLCPNGTLFNQQYFVCDWWFNVDCAASVQFRSLNADIGKIPEDAAASVRNDVVAPNQLYGTPNERQAPPPTPSQSYGSPNGF
- the LOC119583298 gene encoding U-scoloptoxin(01)-Cw1a-like produces the protein MFSPPAPPAPGYSYGAPDLRADASTLDQQEQDPIAALAANIPGGGVPGEDYPILASVSDTGFSCEEQQFPGYYADTAPEAGCQVFHICQFDGRQDAFLCPNGTLFNQQYFVCDWWFNVDCAASEQFRSLNADIYGAPEAPLTVPSQLYNSPNRF